One Bacteriovorax sp. PP10 DNA window includes the following coding sequences:
- a CDS encoding HIT family protein, translating to MNARFSVDPVIEQNSIFIKNLGLSTIYLKNDKENPWFILVPRKAGAVELIDLNHEEQTMLMEEITIVSEFLKSHYRPHKMNVGSLGNIVTQLHIHVIARNPSDRAWPGPIWGTPTTQEFDHNELENIKSNFEEFLN from the coding sequence ATGAACGCTAGATTCTCTGTTGACCCTGTAATCGAACAAAACTCAATCTTCATTAAGAATCTTGGACTGAGTACTATCTATTTAAAAAATGATAAAGAAAACCCTTGGTTTATTCTGGTTCCCAGAAAGGCCGGAGCTGTGGAGTTGATTGATTTAAATCATGAAGAGCAGACGATGCTGATGGAAGAAATCACAATCGTATCTGAGTTCTTAAAGTCTCACTACCGCCCTCATAAAATGAATGTGGGCTCGCTTGGAAACATTGTCACTCAACTTCATATTCATGTGATTGCGAGAAACCCAAGTGACCGAGCATGGCCGGGTCCCATTTGGGGAACACCGACCACACAAGAATTTGATCATAATGAATTAGAGAATATTAAATCGAACTTTGAAGAGTTTCTTAACTAA
- the pdxH gene encoding pyridoxamine 5'-phosphate oxidase, whose protein sequence is MDSLIEYSLKNSPLDSFSSWYEDAKKVEQNPDAMTLSTIDLKNNRPDSRTVLFKGIKDGCCTFYTNYMSNKALELESNNEACLLFYWHVSKRQVRIQGRVRKMSQGDSEKYFQSRDRQSQLASMISNQSSPIADKDALLKKLTEATEKYEGIDIPYPTNWGGYLFEPYEFEFFVYGDYRINDRFLFKKQNNDWSVTRLQP, encoded by the coding sequence ATGGATAGTTTAATCGAGTATTCTCTTAAGAATAGCCCCCTGGACTCTTTTTCCTCTTGGTACGAAGACGCGAAGAAAGTAGAACAGAACCCGGACGCGATGACCCTATCAACGATAGATCTAAAGAACAATCGTCCTGATTCAAGAACTGTACTTTTTAAGGGAATAAAAGACGGTTGCTGCACCTTCTACACAAACTATATGAGTAACAAAGCATTGGAGCTGGAGAGCAACAATGAGGCCTGCCTGCTATTTTACTGGCATGTTTCCAAGAGACAAGTGCGCATTCAGGGCAGAGTCAGAAAGATGAGTCAGGGAGATTCCGAAAAATATTTTCAATCCCGCGATCGTCAAAGCCAGCTGGCCTCGATGATTTCAAATCAAAGTAGCCCGATTGCTGATAAAGATGCACTTCTAAAAAAACTCACTGAAGCGACAGAAAAATATGAGGGGATAGATATCCCATATCCGACAAACTGGGGCGGATATTTATTTGAACCATATGAATTTGAATTTTTTGTGTATGGGGATTATCGTATAAACGATCGCTTTCTTTTTAAAAAACAAAACAACGACTGGTCGGTGACCCGTCTACAGCCTTAG
- a CDS encoding aldehyde dehydrogenase family protein — MDNVQALFDVQSAHRWTMAQSTTSERKAMLLALKKEIISRREEIKAAMYADFKKPYAESELTEIHTSIDEINFAVKKLSKWMKPKKVKTPIALFGSKSFIQYEAKGVVLILAPWNYPFSLLINPLVAAIAAGNCVIARPSEKTPHTAKILESVIGNVFSDKIAKVVIGEIDLAEKLLELPFDHIFFTGSTQVGKVVMAAAAKHLTPVTLELGGKSPVIIDRDVNLEDCAEKLFWGKFMNGGQTCVAPDYLFIPEELKADFIELFKKQIEKRFGETSSERLKTEDFARMVDVKAYDRLANKIKDEKKLLEDGPQSDERFIPPTLLTDVTLNSPVMEDEIFGPILPLLTYKKLETVIDYIRAHPKPLALYVFSKNKKMIKNVLKSTTSGGAAINHVVLHLANPNLPFGGVGHSGMGSYHGEFGFKTFSHERAVLNQGRFTLTSLYFPPYTTALSKFAFRVLRWLE; from the coding sequence ATGGATAATGTACAGGCCTTATTTGATGTTCAGAGTGCTCATCGCTGGACGATGGCACAATCTACTACGAGTGAACGTAAGGCGATGCTGCTTGCTTTAAAAAAAGAGATCATCTCTCGTCGCGAGGAAATCAAGGCAGCGATGTATGCGGACTTTAAAAAGCCGTATGCGGAAAGTGAGTTGACTGAAATTCATACGTCGATTGATGAGATTAACTTTGCCGTTAAGAAATTATCAAAATGGATGAAACCTAAAAAAGTTAAAACACCGATTGCTCTTTTTGGATCAAAATCTTTCATCCAGTACGAAGCAAAAGGTGTGGTACTAATTTTAGCTCCGTGGAATTATCCTTTTTCACTTTTGATTAATCCTTTAGTGGCAGCGATTGCAGCAGGTAACTGTGTGATTGCCAGACCATCAGAGAAGACTCCTCATACAGCTAAAATTTTAGAGAGTGTAATTGGAAATGTTTTTTCAGATAAGATCGCAAAAGTTGTTATTGGTGAAATCGATCTTGCTGAAAAATTATTAGAGTTACCTTTTGATCATATCTTTTTTACGGGAAGCACTCAGGTTGGGAAAGTGGTTATGGCCGCGGCCGCGAAACACTTAACTCCTGTGACTCTAGAGTTGGGAGGAAAGTCTCCGGTGATTATTGACCGTGATGTGAATCTTGAAGACTGTGCTGAGAAATTATTCTGGGGAAAATTTATGAATGGCGGGCAGACTTGTGTGGCCCCTGATTATCTTTTTATCCCAGAAGAGCTGAAAGCTGATTTTATTGAATTGTTTAAAAAACAAATCGAAAAGAGATTTGGTGAGACCAGCAGTGAGAGACTTAAGACGGAAGACTTCGCTCGCATGGTCGATGTGAAAGCTTACGATCGTCTGGCAAATAAGATTAAAGATGAGAAGAAGTTGTTAGAAGATGGGCCTCAGAGTGATGAGAGGTTTATTCCTCCAACTCTTTTAACGGATGTGACTCTAAATAGTCCGGTGATGGAAGATGAAATCTTCGGGCCAATCCTGCCACTTTTAACTTATAAAAAATTAGAAACAGTCATTGATTATATTAGAGCTCACCCGAAGCCATTAGCGCTTTATGTTTTTTCTAAAAATAAAAAGATGATTAAGAATGTTTTGAAGTCTACCACTTCAGGTGGTGCGGCCATTAATCATGTGGTGCTACATCTGGCGAATCCCAATCTGCCTTTCGGTGGAGTTGGGCATTCGGGAATGGGGAGTTATCACGGAGAGTTTGGATTTAAAACATTTTCTCATGAAAGAGCCGTTTTAAATCAGGGGCGCTTCACGCTTACGAGTCTTTACTTTCCACCATACACAACGGCGCTTAGTAAGTTTGCATTTAGAGTTTTACGCTGGCTTGAATAG
- a CDS encoding flavohemoglobin expression-modulating QEGLA motif protein encodes MKDQKYKNTILDLSLILNELQKPIQILDSVKWQEGVDDFIIKNNFKELPTISYDNRPLKYDPSKKLQEFKELRLKISRELGPSDPLGLIIARNCMQYEDVIRMLMVRGKPQFYDYSKKLYGSANETMGDGKTKLSDLAKIMSKLLDSLNENMLGENFERSMTSEQVVDELKGRLGTYFKDEKIKIKLSDGIISDASAGSDYIKIKSDLKFSRKDLDIFEVHEGWVHLGTTLNGQTQPYAKWLAKGPPCSTVTQEGLAVIMELFNFALFPRRAKRLNDRLVACQMAENGADLLQVIEFFRNKGQADSQAIKNASRIFRGAPLTGGTPFTKDIAYLKGFVMIYNFMRTSIQEGKVDLIPFLFAGKVTLEELPTLKEYHDLGVITLPKYLPPQIKDMNGLAIWMAFSSFLDHMRLDDILKENRNQEGTNPFRKAS; translated from the coding sequence GTGAAAGATCAAAAATACAAAAACACTATTCTTGACCTCTCGCTTATTTTAAATGAGCTGCAAAAACCAATTCAAATTCTTGATTCAGTAAAATGGCAAGAAGGCGTTGATGACTTCATTATCAAAAATAATTTTAAAGAGCTTCCGACTATCAGTTATGACAATCGTCCGCTTAAGTATGATCCGTCAAAAAAACTTCAGGAGTTTAAAGAGCTGCGTCTTAAAATCAGCAGAGAGTTAGGGCCTAGTGATCCATTGGGATTAATCATCGCCAGAAACTGCATGCAGTACGAAGATGTTATTAGAATGTTGATGGTAAGAGGGAAACCTCAGTTCTACGACTATTCAAAAAAGTTGTATGGAAGTGCCAATGAAACGATGGGTGATGGGAAAACCAAACTCAGCGATCTGGCTAAAATCATGTCAAAGCTGCTTGATTCTTTAAATGAAAATATGTTGGGAGAAAACTTCGAGCGCAGTATGACTTCTGAGCAAGTGGTTGATGAATTAAAAGGCCGCCTGGGGACATATTTTAAAGACGAAAAAATTAAAATAAAACTCTCCGACGGAATTATCTCAGATGCCTCAGCGGGATCTGACTATATTAAAATTAAAAGTGATTTAAAGTTCTCTCGCAAAGACTTGGATATTTTTGAAGTGCATGAAGGATGGGTTCACTTAGGAACAACTCTTAATGGACAAACTCAGCCATACGCCAAGTGGCTGGCGAAAGGGCCGCCGTGCTCGACTGTGACTCAAGAGGGTCTTGCCGTTATTATGGAGCTTTTTAATTTTGCGCTTTTTCCAAGAAGAGCAAAGAGATTAAATGATCGCCTGGTTGCCTGTCAGATGGCCGAAAATGGAGCTGATTTATTACAGGTCATAGAGTTCTTCAGAAATAAAGGACAGGCCGATTCTCAGGCGATTAAAAACGCCAGCAGGATTTTTAGAGGAGCACCATTAACTGGTGGGACACCTTTTACAAAAGACATTGCTTACCTGAAAGGGTTTGTGATGATTTATAATTTTATGCGCACATCAATTCAGGAAGGAAAAGTGGATCTGATTCCATTTTTATTTGCGGGTAAAGTGACGCTGGAAGAACTTCCAACATTAAAAGAGTACCACGACCTGGGAGTCATCACGCTTCCCAAATATCTACCACCACAGATTAAAGACATGAATGGTCTGGCGATCTGGATGGCCTTCTCGAGTTTCTTAGATCACATGAGACTAGATGATATTCTCAAGGAAAATAGAAACCAAGAAGGGACTAATCCATTCAGGAAAGCTTCTTAA
- the msrA gene encoding peptide-methionine (S)-S-oxide reductase MsrA, with the protein MTIEKALLGAGCFWGVDKILRSIPGIVSTEVGYAGGTTKNPTYEEVCTGRTDHAEVVLVGFDPAVISYEGVLDVFFRLHDPTTLNRQHNDIGTQYRSVIFTYNDEQRAVALEKIKQVDASKVFRSPVVTQVMTAPDYYSAEAYHQDYLIKNPSGYMCHILRD; encoded by the coding sequence ATGACTATTGAAAAAGCGCTTTTAGGAGCGGGATGTTTTTGGGGTGTCGACAAAATTTTAAGATCGATTCCTGGAATTGTTTCAACTGAAGTGGGTTATGCCGGTGGCACAACGAAGAACCCGACGTACGAAGAAGTTTGTACGGGAAGAACAGATCACGCTGAAGTGGTACTGGTTGGATTTGATCCGGCAGTGATTTCATACGAAGGTGTGTTGGATGTTTTTTTCAGACTTCATGATCCGACAACTCTTAATCGTCAGCATAACGATATTGGAACTCAATACCGTTCGGTGATTTTTACTTATAACGACGAACAAAGAGCTGTGGCCCTTGAGAAAATTAAACAAGTGGATGCTTCTAAAGTTTTTAGAAGTCCGGTTGTGACTCAAGTGATGACAGCGCCTGATTATTATAGTGCAGAAGCTTACCACCAGGATTATTTAATAAAAAATCCGAGTGGATATATGTGCCACATTCTTAGAGATTAA
- the rlmD gene encoding 23S rRNA (uracil(1939)-C(5))-methyltransferase RlmD: protein MDCHWFKTNHCHSCELLDRSYAETILLKEKKLSELFAGHHLFLKESVGLNDKVENSRNKAKLAMFGDSSDIQFGFYDSQLNFKKLEECPLHMEGLNNLLPVLKTKLMEYKIIPYSLTEKKGELKYVILSKSQSHHDLLVRFVLRSKESLDRLKKMAADLVTEFPFIKVVTANLQPEHKAVMEGDEEIVLTSEDKILHQFDDVFLTLGPRSFFQVTPEIAGKLYASAGRAVEEYKVKSFLDLFCGVGAFSYFAAKSCPDVLGVELSKEAIVCAQSSQKLNKVSGKIAFEALDVEAFLKNLDKNFEAILVNPPRRGLNKSIIKDILVQKPKLIIYSSCNAETLSRDFSDMNHEYKIVSTQIFDMFPYTEHFETLMIMLRTDA, encoded by the coding sequence ATGGACTGCCACTGGTTCAAGACTAATCATTGCCACTCATGTGAGCTTCTGGATAGAAGTTATGCTGAAACTATTTTATTAAAAGAAAAAAAGCTCAGCGAGTTGTTTGCGGGACATCATCTTTTTTTGAAAGAAAGCGTAGGGCTAAATGACAAGGTGGAGAATTCAAGAAACAAAGCAAAGCTTGCAATGTTTGGAGATAGTAGCGATATTCAATTTGGTTTCTACGACAGTCAGCTTAACTTTAAAAAATTAGAAGAGTGTCCACTGCATATGGAAGGTTTAAATAATCTTCTGCCGGTATTAAAAACCAAACTAATGGAATACAAAATTATTCCTTACTCACTGACTGAGAAGAAAGGTGAGTTAAAGTATGTGATTTTATCGAAGAGTCAAAGTCATCATGATCTACTTGTCCGCTTCGTTCTAAGATCAAAAGAGTCATTGGATCGTTTGAAAAAAATGGCCGCTGACTTAGTCACAGAATTTCCTTTCATAAAAGTAGTCACGGCGAATCTTCAACCAGAGCACAAAGCAGTGATGGAAGGGGATGAAGAAATCGTTTTAACGAGCGAAGATAAAATCCTTCATCAGTTTGATGATGTCTTTTTAACTTTAGGACCTAGAAGCTTTTTTCAGGTCACACCAGAGATCGCCGGAAAACTTTATGCAAGTGCCGGGCGAGCTGTTGAAGAGTATAAAGTGAAATCGTTTCTGGATCTGTTTTGTGGAGTAGGAGCTTTCTCTTATTTTGCAGCAAAGAGTTGTCCTGATGTTTTAGGAGTCGAGCTCTCTAAAGAAGCTATCGTCTGTGCTCAAAGCTCGCAGAAGCTCAATAAGGTCAGTGGAAAGATTGCCTTTGAAGCACTAGATGTTGAGGCCTTTTTAAAAAATCTGGATAAAAACTTTGAAGCGATTCTGGTGAACCCACCGAGACGTGGCCTTAATAAATCTATTATCAAGGATATTTTGGTTCAGAAACCAAAGTTAATCATTTACTCGAGCTGTAACGCTGAAACGCTTTCGCGGGATTTCTCTGATATGAATCATGAATATAAAATTGTGAGCACGCAGATCTTCGACATGTTTCCTTACACGGAACATTTCGAAACGCTTATGATAATGCTTCGTACAGACGCTTAA
- a CDS encoding Mpo1 family 2-hydroxy fatty acid dioxygenase, translating to MLTLKAYLEEYSESHMNPTNVWIHKICVPAIMFSTLGIIKAFPVPASWPLWLDWSVIVVALVMIFYASFKNIRVFLSQLVLVIPMMLILELLRPRFFLLCIGIFIVAWIGQFIGHKIEGKKPSFFRDLFYLLIGPVWTMNSLTAQMGIDLKITSNATDIC from the coding sequence ATGTTAACACTCAAAGCTTACCTTGAAGAGTACTCAGAATCTCATATGAACCCGACGAATGTCTGGATCCACAAGATCTGTGTGCCGGCGATCATGTTTAGTACACTGGGAATCATTAAGGCCTTTCCTGTGCCTGCTAGCTGGCCTTTGTGGCTTGACTGGAGCGTGATCGTTGTAGCTCTTGTTATGATCTTTTATGCGAGCTTTAAAAACATCAGAGTGTTTTTATCTCAGCTCGTTTTAGTCATTCCGATGATGTTGATTCTTGAACTATTAAGGCCAAGATTTTTTCTATTATGTATAGGGATTTTTATCGTGGCATGGATTGGGCAATTTATCGGACACAAGATTGAAGGGAAGAAACCGAGTTTTTTTAGAGATTTGTTTTATCTTTTAATCGGCCCTGTCTGGACCATGAATTCACTCACGGCCCAGATGGGGATTGATTTAAAAATTACTAGTAATGCCACGGATATTTGCTGA
- a CDS encoding flavodoxin family protein produces MKKILILNGSLGGNSGNTEFLLERLQKKITSSEVVHLKDLLEKKIDIKELKTKLQNADGFVFTSGTYWDSWGSPMQYFLEAATEFEASDIFMGKPAAVMITMHSVGGKGVLSRLQGVLNTLGMMIPPMSGIVYSLAGQLALETQSSFAEDFWSLEDVDIIAHNLMTAVNRELTYKPWPVDHKDPKRLWVKE; encoded by the coding sequence ATGAAAAAGATTTTGATTTTAAATGGAAGTTTAGGTGGAAACTCAGGTAATACTGAATTTTTACTAGAGCGTTTACAAAAGAAAATCACCTCAAGTGAAGTTGTTCACTTAAAAGATTTATTAGAAAAAAAGATCGACATCAAAGAATTGAAAACAAAATTACAAAATGCTGATGGTTTTGTTTTTACCAGCGGAACCTATTGGGACAGCTGGGGAAGCCCGATGCAATACTTTCTTGAAGCGGCCACTGAGTTTGAAGCTTCTGACATTTTCATGGGAAAACCTGCTGCGGTCATGATCACGATGCATTCAGTGGGTGGAAAAGGAGTTCTTTCTCGTCTGCAGGGTGTTTTAAACACGCTTGGAATGATGATTCCTCCAATGAGTGGTATCGTTTATTCATTAGCAGGCCAGCTTGCTCTTGAAACGCAGTCTTCGTTTGCAGAAGATTTCTGGAGTCTCGAAGACGTTGATATTATCGCTCATAATTTAATGACTGCAGTCAATCGTGAATTAACATATAAACCGTGGCCAGTAGATCATAAAGATCCTAAAAGATTATGGGTAAAAGAATGA
- a CDS encoding DNA recombination protein RmuC, whose amino-acid sequence MLIVLCVLVVLNLVGIGFLFLRSNQTQDFSFLSQEIKPLSDKMVQLEVIMQQRFENQKEVTRLQVSEIIEDKFKKIAAEQNKTSQDLIEKFGNFQHILTQQLVAVNEKLTQEMVGMNTKMTVELVGMKEKMAQELVVMNEKITKSMQEKLNEISDRVRENLDQGFKKTNETFTSVIERLAKIDEAQKKIESLSTNVVSLQDILTDKKSRGIFGEVQLNQILNSVFGDKNDKVYKIQHKLSNGTICDSILFLPEPTGSIVVDSKFPLENFRRMFDLAFTDLERREFAKDFKINLKKHIDDISNKYIIAGETTDQAILFLPAEAIFAEIYAYHSDIIEYAQNKKVWLTSPTTFMAMITTIQVVIQNIERSKYTNVIHQELNKLADEFGRYKKRWDNLASHIETVSKDVKDIHTTTEKITNRFSQISEVKIDNLLE is encoded by the coding sequence ATGTTAATTGTTCTATGTGTTCTGGTCGTATTAAACCTTGTTGGGATTGGATTTTTATTTTTAAGATCTAACCAGACTCAAGATTTTAGTTTTTTAAGTCAGGAGATTAAACCACTCTCAGACAAGATGGTGCAGCTTGAAGTGATTATGCAACAGCGTTTTGAGAACCAAAAAGAAGTCACAAGGCTTCAGGTTTCAGAAATCATCGAAGACAAATTTAAGAAAATTGCAGCTGAACAAAATAAAACATCCCAGGATTTAATTGAGAAGTTTGGTAATTTTCAACACATTCTTACTCAACAGCTTGTGGCGGTTAATGAAAAATTAACTCAAGAAATGGTAGGGATGAATACTAAGATGACTGTAGAGTTAGTTGGTATGAAAGAGAAGATGGCCCAGGAGCTGGTTGTGATGAATGAAAAAATCACAAAGAGCATGCAGGAAAAACTGAATGAAATCTCTGACCGCGTTCGCGAGAACCTGGATCAAGGATTCAAGAAAACAAACGAAACATTTACCAGCGTTATTGAGAGACTTGCTAAAATTGATGAAGCTCAAAAGAAGATTGAGTCGCTTTCAACAAACGTTGTATCTCTTCAGGATATTTTAACGGATAAAAAAAGCCGTGGTATCTTCGGCGAAGTTCAGTTGAATCAGATTTTAAATTCTGTATTTGGTGATAAGAACGATAAAGTTTATAAAATTCAGCATAAGTTATCGAACGGAACGATTTGTGACTCAATTTTATTTTTACCAGAGCCAACAGGAAGCATCGTTGTCGATTCTAAATTCCCTCTGGAAAACTTCAGAAGAATGTTCGACTTAGCTTTTACAGATCTGGAGCGCAGAGAATTTGCGAAAGACTTCAAGATCAACTTAAAAAAACACATTGATGATATTTCTAATAAGTACATCATCGCGGGAGAGACAACTGATCAGGCGATCTTATTCCTTCCTGCTGAAGCGATCTTTGCTGAGATCTATGCTTACCATTCGGACATTATCGAGTATGCACAAAATAAGAAAGTATGGCTGACAAGTCCTACGACATTTATGGCAATGATTACAACAATCCAGGTTGTGATCCAAAATATTGAACGCAGCAAGTACACGAATGTGATTCATCAGGAATTAAATAAACTGGCCGATGAGTTTGGACGTTATAAAAAACGTTGGGACAACCTGGCATCTCATATTGAAACGGTTAGTAAGGATGTTAAAGATATCCATACGACAACCGAAAAAATAACGAATCGCTTCAGTCAGATTTCTGAAGTTAAGATTGATAACTTACTAGAGTAG
- a CDS encoding glutathione S-transferase family protein, producing MALTLIGSYTSPYVRKIRLLLHGDPSVTFQAVNYFEEEGNKYLKSINPFNQIPMLLDGDQPIYDSRVIFNYIAKKKNLKPLTIDEENILSAMDTIIATGVNLFSLKKGGVDIDDSSNYFLVRQKERIPSLMKMITPWVAAQKPENNWNYLTMTMYSLLYWMNFREVYDYSHMPEMTAFVERFKNCPGVAETDIPKA from the coding sequence ATGGCACTTACATTAATTGGCTCATATACATCTCCTTATGTTAGAAAAATTCGCCTGCTGCTTCATGGTGATCCAAGCGTTACTTTTCAAGCAGTCAATTACTTCGAAGAAGAGGGAAATAAGTATTTAAAATCCATCAATCCATTCAATCAAATCCCGATGCTTTTAGATGGTGATCAGCCTATTTATGATTCACGTGTCATCTTTAATTACATCGCCAAGAAAAAGAATTTGAAGCCGTTAACGATTGATGAAGAAAACATTCTTTCAGCGATGGATACGATTATTGCAACAGGTGTAAATCTTTTTTCTCTAAAAAAAGGTGGAGTGGATATCGACGATAGCTCTAATTATTTTTTGGTCAGACAAAAAGAGCGCATCCCCTCTCTGATGAAGATGATCACACCATGGGTAGCAGCTCAAAAACCAGAAAATAACTGGAACTACTTAACCATGACAATGTACTCGCTGCTTTACTGGATGAACTTCCGTGAAGTGTACGACTATTCCCATATGCCAGAAATGACAGCATTCGTAGAACGTTTTAAAAATTGTCCGGGTGTAGCTGAAACTGATATTCCGAAAGCTTAA
- a CDS encoding 1,4-dihydroxy-2-naphthoyl-CoA synthase, producing the protein MTKKVSDIFDPNLWDEVPGFNFQDITYHRAKDQGTVRVAFNRPEVRNAFRPQTVDELYMALEHARISADVGVVLLTGNGPSPKDAGWAFCSGGDQRIRGKDGYKYEGDDNNGTGNAKVDLGRLGRLHILEVQRLIRFMPKVVVAVVPGWAVGGGHSLHVVCDLTLASKEHAVFKQTDADVASFDSGYGSAYLARMVGQKRAREIFFLGANYSAQEAMDMGMVNAVIPHEHLETEALNWAREMNTKSPTAIRMLKFGFNMVDDGLVGQQLFAGEATRLAYGTEEAVEGRNSFVEKRPRDFSKYPWHY; encoded by the coding sequence ATGACAAAAAAAGTCTCTGATATTTTCGATCCAAACCTTTGGGATGAAGTTCCCGGATTTAATTTCCAGGATATCACTTACCATAGAGCAAAAGACCAAGGCACAGTAAGAGTTGCTTTCAATCGCCCTGAAGTGAGAAACGCTTTTCGCCCTCAGACAGTTGATGAATTATATATGGCCCTTGAACATGCCCGCATCAGCGCTGACGTAGGTGTCGTTTTACTTACTGGTAACGGTCCTTCACCAAAAGATGCCGGTTGGGCATTCTGCTCTGGTGGAGACCAACGTATTCGTGGAAAAGATGGATACAAATATGAAGGTGACGATAACAATGGAACAGGAAACGCAAAAGTTGACCTAGGCCGTTTAGGACGCTTACACATTCTAGAAGTTCAACGCTTAATCCGCTTCATGCCAAAAGTTGTTGTGGCCGTTGTTCCTGGCTGGGCAGTTGGTGGTGGACACTCTCTGCATGTTGTTTGTGATTTAACTCTTGCTTCAAAAGAGCACGCTGTCTTCAAACAAACAGACGCAGACGTGGCAAGTTTCGACTCTGGTTACGGATCTGCTTACCTTGCTCGCATGGTAGGACAAAAGCGCGCTCGTGAAATTTTCTTCTTAGGAGCTAACTACTCTGCTCAAGAAGCAATGGACATGGGAATGGTTAACGCTGTCATTCCTCATGAGCATTTAGAGACGGAAGCACTTAACTGGGCACGTGAGATGAATACAAAGTCACCTACAGCAATCAGAATGCTTAAATTTGGTTTCAACATGGTTGATGATGGTTTAGTTGGTCAGCAGTTATTTGCTGGTGAAGCGACAAGACTAGCTTACGGAACAGAAGAAGCAGTGGAAGGACGTAATTCATTTGTTGAAAAACGCCCTCGCGATTTCAGCAAATATCCGTGGCATTACTAG
- a CDS encoding response regulator, whose amino-acid sequence MKKFKILIVDDEEMLLDLFEMLISGEIDCEITTATDGHEAMKILEADSDFQLILSDYKMPKVSGGELFHFNSTRHNIAFFLFSGGDLSDYPEFEHFNTLNPNNRFFNKPFSEKLLIKEIKRLYEALS is encoded by the coding sequence ATGAAAAAATTTAAAATACTAATTGTAGATGATGAAGAAATGTTACTCGATTTATTCGAGATGTTAATTTCTGGCGAGATTGACTGTGAGATTACCACGGCGACTGACGGCCATGAGGCGATGAAAATTCTCGAAGCAGATTCAGATTTTCAACTGATCCTATCAGACTATAAGATGCCAAAGGTGTCTGGAGGAGAGTTGTTTCATTTCAACTCTACTCGTCACAACATTGCTTTCTTTCTGTTTTCAGGTGGGGATCTCTCTGATTATCCTGAGTTTGAGCACTTTAATACGCTCAACCCGAACAACCGATTCTTTAACAAACCTTTTAGTGAAAAGTTATTGATTAAGGAAATTAAGCGTCTGTACGAAGCATTATCATAA